The uncultured Celeribacter sp. genome includes the window TGTCGCCGCACGCGGTTCTGACATTTTGGGGGTGCTTTACACCTATGTGCAACAGGACGGCGGCGTGATGCTCGACGTTCTGGCTGTCGATGCGCGGGCTCGGGGGCTGGGGCTGGCGCGTCGTCTGACCCATGAGGCCGAAGCCCGTGCCCGTGCCCAGGGGGCGCAGGTCCTGCGCGTTTACACCAATGCCGTGATGGAGGGCCCTTTGCGGATGTATCCCAAGCTTGGGTTTCGCGAAACGCACCGCGCCGTCAGTGACGGCTACAGCCGGGTACACTTTGAAAAACCTCTGATGGTCTCTGCGCCGGACATGCCCCGGTAGCACACCTGGATAACCAGGCTGGTCAACAGGGCGGTGGTCAGCCATCTTCTGTGTGGAAGCCATGCATGCGCTTGGCCCATTGAAAGGCGACGATCACGCCCTTCAGGCGCGGCAGCAGATAAAGGGACAGTGCCACGGTGCCGGTGGCAAAGATCGCGATCAGCACCAGCGGGTCGGGCCGGAATTCAATGAAGGCCCAGCCGAGCAGAGGGGCCATGAGATGACCGACGATCAGAATGGTCAGGTAGGCCGGGCCATCGTCGGCGCGGTGGTGATGCAGCGCTTCCCCGCAGACCGGGCATTCGTCGCGCACCTTGAGATAGCCCTTGAGCATCGGTCCGCCGCCACACGCCGGGCAGCGCCGTTTCCACCCGCGCATCAGTGCCGGGCGCAATTCCCGCTCTCCATCCGCGGTCTCTTCATGACAGACGGAATGTGGCTTGGATGGCAGAGTTGCCTGTGACGTTTCATACATGTGCGTGCGCCTCTCGTGACTGGTACCGGGCGGTATTTTAAGCGCGACAGATTTATTGAGGAGCCGACCGATTGTCCTTGCGTCCCGATGTCGCGTGGCCCCCACCA containing:
- a CDS encoding GNAT family N-acetyltransferase; this encodes MTDPIDIRPAEAGESADVTALVQEAFAVYTPEIGKPPAPALYDYAALIATGQVCVAARGSDILGVLYTYVQQDGGVMLDVLAVDARARGLGLARRLTHEAEARARAQGAQVLRVYTNAVMEGPLRMYPKLGFRETHRAVSDGYSRVHFEKPLMVSAPDMPR
- a CDS encoding DUF983 domain-containing protein; this encodes MYETSQATLPSKPHSVCHEETADGERELRPALMRGWKRRCPACGGGPMLKGYLKVRDECPVCGEALHHHRADDGPAYLTILIVGHLMAPLLGWAFIEFRPDPLVLIAIFATGTVALSLYLLPRLKGVIVAFQWAKRMHGFHTEDG